Proteins found in one Serratia plymuthica genomic segment:
- the mutT gene encoding 8-oxo-dGTP diphosphatase MutT: protein MKHLNIAVGIIRNARQEIFITRRAADSHMAGFWEFPGGKIEQGETPEQALNRELREETGIETERATLLEVLEHRFSDRIVTLNFYLVEGWQGEPFGREGQPMRWVKQADLREEEFPEANISIIKLLVQQANAAQ from the coding sequence ATGAAGCATCTGAACATCGCCGTCGGTATCATTCGCAATGCCCGGCAGGAAATTTTTATCACTCGTCGCGCCGCAGATTCACATATGGCCGGTTTCTGGGAGTTTCCCGGCGGCAAAATTGAGCAAGGGGAAACCCCGGAGCAGGCGCTGAACCGCGAATTACGCGAAGAGACCGGCATTGAAACCGAACGCGCAACGCTGCTGGAGGTGCTGGAGCACCGCTTTAGCGATCGCATCGTCACGCTGAACTTCTATCTGGTGGAAGGTTGGCAGGGCGAGCCGTTTGGCCGCGAAGGCCAGCCAATGCGCTGGGTGAAGCAGGCGGACTTGCGTGAGGAAGAGTTCCCCGAAGCCAATATCAGCATTATCAAACTGCTGGTGCAGCAGGCCAACGCTGCGCAATAA
- the yacG gene encoding DNA gyrase inhibitor YacG: MTTVVKCPTCGKGVVWGEVSPFRPFCSKRCQLIDLGEWADEEKRIPSNNELSESEDWSEADDDR; this comes from the coding sequence ATGACTACCGTAGTGAAATGCCCAACCTGTGGCAAAGGCGTGGTGTGGGGTGAAGTGAGCCCGTTCCGCCCCTTTTGCAGCAAACGCTGCCAGCTGATCGATCTCGGCGAGTGGGCTGATGAAGAGAAGCGCATTCCGAGCAACAACGAACTGTCGGAAAGCGAAGACTGGAGCGAAGCGGACGACGACCGCTAA
- the zapD gene encoding cell division protein ZapD — MNDVSPSVLFEHPLNEKMRTWLRIEFLLQQLHGQRALSETAIALTFFRTISDLLDVLERGEVRTELLKELERQQQKLLAWADVPGVDMSVMDQLRGQLKERAAALMSAPRLGQALREDRLISLVRQRLSIPGGCCSFDLPTLHMWMHAPQQERDADVTDWLLTLEPLNLALTMVLDLIRQAGPFRNQISLNGFFQDNAEGADLLRLRINLAHQLYPQISGHKTRYAIRFLPLDSELGVVPERLTFELACC; from the coding sequence ATGAATGATGTGTCCCCAAGCGTTCTTTTTGAACATCCGTTGAATGAAAAAATGCGCACCTGGCTGCGTATCGAGTTTTTACTGCAACAATTGCATGGCCAGCGGGCATTGAGCGAAACCGCCATTGCGCTGACCTTCTTCCGCACCATTTCGGACCTGCTGGACGTATTGGAGCGCGGCGAAGTGCGCACCGAACTGCTGAAAGAGCTGGAGCGTCAGCAGCAGAAGCTGTTGGCATGGGCCGATGTGCCAGGCGTCGATATGTCTGTGATGGATCAGTTGCGCGGCCAGCTGAAGGAACGTGCTGCGGCGCTGATGTCCGCTCCACGTCTCGGGCAGGCGCTGCGTGAAGATCGGCTGATTAGCCTGGTGCGCCAACGTCTGAGCATCCCCGGCGGTTGCTGCAGCTTTGACTTGCCCACGTTGCACATGTGGATGCATGCGCCGCAACAAGAGCGAGATGCTGACGTCACTGATTGGCTGCTGACCCTGGAGCCGTTGAATCTGGCGTTGACGATGGTGCTGGATCTTATCCGTCAGGCCGGGCCATTCCGCAACCAAATCAGTTTGAACGGCTTCTTCCAGGATAACGCGGAAGGCGCCGATCTGTTGCGTTTGCGCATTAACCTGGCGCACCAGCTTTATCCGCAGATTTCCGGCCATAAAACACGTTACGCGATCCGCTTCCTGCCTTTGGACAGTGAGCTTGGCGTGGTGCCGGAACGGTTAACCTTTGAGTTGGCCTGTTGCTGA
- the coaE gene encoding dephospho-CoA kinase (Dephospho-CoA kinase (CoaE) performs the final step in coenzyme A biosynthesis.) → MAYIVALTGGIGSGKSTVADAFARHGVEIVDADVIARQVVEPGTPALAAIAERFGNEMLLADGTLNRSALRQRIFSNPDEKRWLNQLLHPLIHQETQRRLAQVASPYALWVVPLLVENNLQARADRVLVVDVDSETQLARTVTRDGINRQQAQNIMSAQATREQRLAVADDIIDNSGAAQGIEPFVAALHRRYLELAASATRQD, encoded by the coding sequence ATGGCCTACATTGTAGCGTTGACAGGGGGTATCGGCAGCGGCAAGTCCACCGTAGCAGACGCCTTTGCCCGCCACGGCGTGGAGATTGTCGACGCAGACGTCATTGCACGGCAGGTTGTCGAACCCGGCACCCCGGCTTTAGCCGCTATCGCCGAACGTTTTGGTAATGAAATGTTGCTGGCCGACGGCACGCTTAACCGTTCCGCACTGCGCCAACGTATATTCAGCAACCCGGATGAGAAACGCTGGCTGAATCAATTGCTGCACCCGCTGATTCATCAGGAAACCCAACGCCGGTTGGCGCAGGTCGCCAGCCCCTACGCACTGTGGGTAGTGCCACTGCTGGTGGAAAATAACCTGCAAGCGCGCGCAGATCGCGTGCTGGTGGTCGACGTCGACAGCGAAACGCAATTGGCAAGAACAGTCACCCGCGACGGAATCAATCGCCAACAGGCGCAAAACATCATGTCTGCACAGGCCACGCGCGAGCAGCGCCTGGCCGTTGCAGACGACATAATCGATAATAGCGGTGCCGCTCAGGGGATAGAGCCATTTGTTGCCGCACTGCATCGCCGCTACCTTGAACTGGCGGCATCAGCGACCCGACAGGATTAA
- a CDS encoding GMP reductase — MRIEEDLKLGFKDVLIRPKRSTLKSRSEVELERQFTFKHSGWNWSGVPIIAANMDTVGTFSMAEALASFDVLTAVHKHYTVEQWAAFVQRVPTSLLRHVMVSTGTSEADFVKMKQILALSPALKFICIDVANGYSEHFVAFLQKAREACPNHVICAGNVVTGEMVEELILSGADIVKVGIGPGSVCTTRVKTGVGYPQLSAVIECADAAHGLGGQIVSDGGCSVPGDVAKAFGGGADFVMLGGMLAGHDECEGTVVEENGEKFMLFYGMSSESAMKRHVGGVAEYRAAEGKTVKLPLRGEVEFTVRDILGGLRSACTYVGAERLKELTKRTTFIRVAEQENRVFGAK, encoded by the coding sequence ATGCGTATTGAAGAAGATTTGAAGTTAGGCTTTAAAGATGTGCTGATTCGCCCAAAGCGTTCCACGTTGAAAAGCCGTTCTGAGGTTGAACTGGAGCGTCAGTTTACCTTCAAACATTCTGGCTGGAACTGGTCCGGTGTGCCGATTATTGCCGCCAACATGGACACGGTCGGCACCTTCAGCATGGCAGAGGCCCTGGCTTCCTTCGATGTTCTCACCGCCGTACACAAACACTACACCGTTGAACAATGGGCCGCATTCGTGCAGCGCGTACCGACATCGTTACTGCGCCACGTTATGGTTTCAACCGGCACCTCAGAGGCCGATTTTGTGAAGATGAAGCAGATTCTGGCACTGTCACCGGCTCTGAAGTTTATCTGCATCGACGTGGCCAACGGTTACTCGGAGCATTTTGTCGCCTTCTTGCAGAAAGCGCGCGAAGCTTGCCCGAACCATGTGATCTGCGCCGGTAACGTGGTTACTGGCGAAATGGTGGAAGAGCTGATCCTGTCCGGCGCCGATATCGTAAAAGTCGGCATTGGCCCGGGATCGGTTTGCACCACTCGGGTAAAAACCGGCGTAGGTTATCCGCAGTTGTCCGCTGTGATTGAGTGCGCCGATGCGGCACACGGCCTCGGCGGTCAAATCGTCAGCGACGGCGGCTGTTCTGTGCCGGGCGACGTAGCCAAAGCCTTTGGCGGCGGCGCTGATTTTGTCATGCTGGGCGGTATGTTGGCCGGACATGACGAGTGCGAAGGCACCGTAGTGGAAGAGAACGGCGAAAAATTCATGCTGTTCTACGGCATGAGCTCCGAGTCGGCGATGAAGCGCCACGTGGGCGGCGTTGCCGAATACCGAGCCGCTGAGGGAAAAACCGTTAAGCTGCCTCTGCGCGGTGAGGTCGAGTTTACCGTGCGTGATATCCTCGGTGGTTTGCGCTCCGCCTGCACCTATGTCGGAGCAGAACGTCTGAAAGAGCTGACCAAGCGCACCACCTTTATCCGCGTTGCGGAGCAGGAAAACCGCGTATTCGGTGCTAAGTAA
- the hofC gene encoding protein transport protein HofC — protein sequence MKAQRLFLWQAVDPHGQLRLGERMSDEKQQVSQWLIEQGLQPCHINSGKRIAPAQWRGEPMIQFTRQLATLLQAGLPLVNGLQLLAEEHPSAAWRCLLREITEQVRQGQPFSDVIAGQRAIFPLIYRQLIAIGELTGNLDACCLQLAQQQEAQQKLQKKVIKALRYPLFICAVALLVSILMLVMVLPEFAGVYQSFDAPLPWFTQGLLNLSAMLIRSGPWLVLMLAGAVFSYFRWLHPQPQWRRREQATLLRLPLIAQLIKGGCLSQTFRILAMTQQAGLTLVEGLNAAALSVDSLFYRQAIERVRQQIAQGHTFYSALGQQALFPPLCQQLVRVGEESGSLDTLLGKLALWHEQQTFELADTLAQTLEPILMLVVGAIVGTLVIAMYLPIFQLGNVLG from the coding sequence GTGAAAGCACAACGCCTTTTCCTTTGGCAAGCCGTCGATCCTCACGGCCAGTTGCGCCTGGGTGAACGAATGAGCGACGAAAAACAGCAAGTCAGCCAGTGGCTTATTGAGCAGGGGTTGCAACCCTGCCATATCAATAGCGGGAAACGCATTGCCCCCGCCCAATGGCGCGGCGAACCCATGATCCAATTCACCCGCCAACTCGCCACCCTGCTGCAAGCCGGGTTACCGCTGGTCAACGGATTGCAACTGCTGGCGGAAGAACATCCGTCTGCCGCCTGGCGCTGCCTGCTGCGCGAGATAACCGAACAGGTACGGCAGGGACAGCCCTTCTCCGACGTTATCGCCGGGCAACGCGCCATCTTTCCGCTCATCTACCGCCAGTTGATCGCCATCGGGGAACTGACCGGCAATCTTGACGCTTGTTGTCTGCAGCTGGCCCAACAGCAGGAGGCGCAACAAAAACTGCAAAAAAAAGTGATTAAGGCGCTGCGTTACCCGCTGTTTATCTGTGCAGTAGCGCTGTTGGTGAGTATTCTGATGCTGGTGATGGTGCTCCCGGAGTTTGCCGGCGTTTACCAGTCGTTCGATGCGCCATTGCCCTGGTTTACCCAGGGGCTATTGAACCTGTCCGCGATGTTGATCCGCAGCGGACCATGGTTGGTGTTGATGTTGGCCGGCGCGGTATTTTCCTATTTCCGCTGGCTGCACCCACAGCCACAGTGGCGCAGGCGCGAACAGGCGACGCTGTTGCGCTTGCCGCTGATCGCGCAGTTGATCAAAGGCGGCTGCCTGAGCCAAACATTCCGTATTCTGGCCATGACGCAGCAGGCGGGGCTAACGCTGGTTGAGGGGCTAAACGCCGCAGCGCTGTCTGTAGACAGCCTGTTTTACCGCCAGGCGATTGAGAGGGTTCGGCAACAGATTGCGCAGGGCCATACCTTCTACAGCGCCCTGGGCCAACAGGCGCTCTTTCCCCCATTATGCCAACAGTTGGTGCGGGTGGGCGAAGAGTCCGGCTCGCTTGACACCTTGCTGGGCAAGCTGGCGCTGTGGCATGAGCAGCAAACCTTTGAACTGGCCGATACGCTGGCGCAAACGCTGGAGCCGATATTGATGCTGGTGGTGGGAGCAATAGTCGGGACGCTGGTGATCGCCATGTATCTGCCGATATTTCAGCTGGGGAATGTTTTGGGGTAA
- the gspE gene encoding type II secretion system protein GspE: protein MSFAISDEIHALCQRYQALALSENDDSLTVALNADVPQGLLPALRFATGKRIHLEQWPAARLELELNRRQMQGDRLGQNTQEAKPDAPSLNDDSDAPVVQFINQTLRIALQRRASDIHFEPYQQTLRIRLRIDGVLQAVASPPFPLAAPLIARLKIMGQLDIAERRLPQDGQLSVQLDNASYSMRIATLPTLHGEKVVLRILQTERQELPLDQLGMSQTALAQYAEALSCPQGMILVTGPTGSGKTVTLYSGLRQLNDAQSNLCSVEDPIEIPLFGVNQTQINPKTELDFSRVLRALLRQDPDVIMIGEIRDRETAEIAVKAAQTGHLVLSTLHTNSTSETLTRLTHMGIPGYLIAACLKLVIAQRLVRKLCSHCRYQQNLPAHFPAAIWAKPLLPWQADGCEHCFSGYYGRTGVYELLMVTPEVQAGLLQGATPGQLADIARQQGQITLLQAGLTLVSQGLTSLEEVYRIVGLTAESGATP from the coding sequence ATGAGTTTCGCGATCAGCGATGAAATTCACGCTCTGTGCCAGCGCTACCAGGCGCTGGCCCTCAGCGAAAACGACGACAGCCTGACCGTTGCCCTGAACGCTGACGTGCCGCAGGGGCTGCTGCCGGCCCTGCGTTTCGCCACCGGCAAACGCATTCATCTGGAACAGTGGCCTGCGGCCCGGCTGGAGCTGGAACTGAATCGCCGGCAGATGCAGGGCGACCGGCTTGGGCAAAACACGCAGGAGGCCAAACCGGACGCACCCTCGTTGAACGACGACAGCGACGCCCCTGTGGTGCAGTTTATCAATCAGACGCTGCGCATCGCCCTGCAACGACGCGCCTCGGACATTCATTTCGAACCTTATCAGCAGACACTGCGTATCCGGCTACGTATCGACGGCGTGTTGCAAGCCGTAGCTTCACCGCCTTTCCCGCTCGCCGCCCCCCTTATCGCCCGGCTGAAGATCATGGGGCAGTTGGATATCGCCGAGCGCCGCCTGCCGCAGGATGGGCAGCTCAGCGTGCAACTGGATAACGCCAGTTACTCGATGCGTATCGCCACCCTGCCGACGCTGCACGGTGAGAAAGTGGTGTTGAGGATCCTGCAAACCGAACGCCAGGAGCTGCCGTTGGATCAATTGGGCATGAGCCAAACGGCGCTGGCGCAGTATGCTGAGGCTCTGTCTTGCCCCCAGGGCATGATTCTGGTCACTGGCCCGACCGGCAGCGGTAAAACCGTCACGCTGTACAGCGGCCTGCGGCAATTGAATGACGCGCAAAGCAATTTATGCAGCGTCGAGGACCCGATTGAAATTCCGCTGTTCGGCGTTAACCAGACCCAGATAAACCCCAAAACCGAGCTGGATTTTTCTCGCGTATTGCGCGCCTTGCTGCGCCAGGATCCTGACGTCATCATGATCGGTGAGATCCGCGACCGGGAAACGGCGGAAATCGCAGTCAAAGCCGCTCAAACCGGCCATCTGGTCCTCTCGACGCTGCACACCAACTCCACCAGCGAAACCCTGACGCGCCTGACCCATATGGGCATTCCGGGTTATCTGATCGCCGCCTGCCTGAAGCTGGTCATCGCTCAGCGGCTGGTGCGCAAACTGTGCAGCCACTGCCGCTATCAACAGAACCTGCCCGCGCACTTTCCCGCCGCCATTTGGGCCAAGCCCCTGTTGCCCTGGCAGGCTGACGGATGCGAACACTGCTTTAGCGGTTACTATGGCCGTACAGGGGTTTATGAACTGCTGATGGTCACGCCGGAAGTGCAAGCCGGTCTGCTGCAGGGCGCAACTCCCGGTCAACTGGCCGATATAGCCCGACAACAAGGGCAGATAACGCTACTGCAAGCTGGATTAACGCTGGTTTCTCAAGGTCTCACTTCGCTGGAAGAGGTATATCGCATTGTCGGCCTCACCGCCGAAAGCGGAGCTACGCCGTGA
- the ppdD gene encoding prepilin peptidase-dependent pilin, whose translation METQRGFTLIELMVVIAIIAILSAIGIPAYQRYIQKAAMTDMLQVMTPYKLAVELCVLDGGAPTGCNAGSKGIPAGGTSRYVSAVKVSQGVITLTGTQTLQGLTVALTPTQNASGLTRWTRLCTSDNANLQETCQEVFRFDDAAKGA comes from the coding sequence ATGGAAACACAGCGCGGTTTTACTCTGATCGAACTGATGGTGGTGATCGCCATAATCGCGATATTGAGCGCCATCGGCATACCCGCCTACCAACGCTATATCCAGAAGGCGGCAATGACTGACATGCTGCAAGTCATGACGCCTTACAAGCTGGCCGTGGAGCTGTGTGTGCTTGATGGCGGCGCGCCGACGGGTTGCAATGCCGGCAGTAAAGGCATTCCTGCCGGCGGCACCTCACGTTACGTCAGCGCCGTGAAGGTCAGCCAGGGCGTGATCACGCTGACCGGAACACAGACGCTGCAAGGGCTGACAGTAGCGCTGACGCCCACCCAAAACGCCAGTGGCCTGACGCGCTGGACACGTCTGTGCACCAGCGACAACGCCAATCTGCAGGAAACCTGCCAGGAAGTCTTCCGCTTTGACGATGCAGCGAAGGGGGCCTAG
- the nadC gene encoding carboxylating nicotinate-nucleotide diphosphorylase, which yields MPTRRYDADSRRTELLERIESDIPYAVAQALREDLGGEVDADRDITAQLLPADKQAEATIITREPGVFCGRRWLNEVFIQLGNQVKVEWLVADGDSLVPDQPLCKLSGPARVLLTGERTALNFVQTLSGVATEVSHYVALLQGTKTRLLDTRKTLPGLRTALKYAVLCGGGSNHRLGLSDAFLIKENHIIASGSIKNAVEKAFWLHAEVPVEVEVESLDELQQALDAGADIVMLDNFSVEMMRAAVAQNQGRAQLEVSGNVTSETLRTFAETGVDYISVGALTKHVTALDLSMRFK from the coding sequence ATGCCGACACGCCGCTACGATGCCGACAGTCGCCGCACCGAGCTTCTTGAACGAATTGAAAGCGATATCCCCTATGCCGTTGCCCAGGCGCTGCGCGAAGACCTGGGAGGCGAAGTCGATGCCGACCGCGATATTACCGCGCAATTGTTACCGGCCGACAAGCAGGCGGAAGCCACCATTATCACCCGTGAACCCGGCGTATTTTGCGGCCGGCGCTGGCTGAACGAGGTCTTCATCCAACTGGGCAACCAGGTGAAGGTGGAATGGCTGGTGGCGGATGGCGATAGCCTGGTCCCTGACCAACCGCTGTGCAAGCTGAGCGGTCCGGCGCGGGTGCTGCTGACCGGCGAGCGTACCGCACTGAACTTTGTGCAGACGCTTTCTGGCGTAGCGACCGAGGTCAGCCATTATGTGGCGCTGCTGCAGGGGACGAAAACCCGCCTGCTGGATACGCGCAAGACGCTGCCAGGGCTGCGCACCGCGCTGAAATATGCAGTGTTGTGCGGCGGCGGCAGCAACCACCGTTTGGGATTGTCCGATGCCTTCCTGATCAAGGAAAACCACATCATCGCCTCCGGCTCGATCAAAAATGCGGTCGAAAAAGCGTTTTGGCTGCATGCCGAGGTGCCGGTCGAGGTGGAAGTCGAATCCCTCGACGAGTTGCAGCAGGCGTTGGACGCCGGCGCCGATATCGTCATGCTGGATAACTTCAGCGTCGAGATGATGCGTGCCGCCGTGGCGCAAAACCAAGGCCGCGCACAGTTGGAAGTCTCCGGCAACGTGACCAGCGAAACCCTGCGCACCTTCGCCGAAACCGGCGTGGACTACATCTCCGTCGGCGCGCTGACCAAACATGTGACGGCACTCGATCTGTCAATGCGCTTCAAATAA
- the ampD gene encoding 1,6-anhydro-N-acetylmuramyl-L-alanine amidase AmpD, translating to MQLEHGWIVGVKRIVSPHCDLRPNDEAPSLLVIHNISLPPGEFGGPYIDRLFTGTLDPAEHPYFSGIHQLRVSAHCLIRREGEIIQYVPFDKRAWHAGVSEYQGRERCNDFSIGIELEGTDQLPFTPQQYQSLKAVTALLIRYYPMSAASITGHSDIAPGRKTDPGPAFDWGFYLASLEQPGEPDGAMLGKMERERSR from the coding sequence ATGCAGTTAGAGCATGGCTGGATTGTGGGGGTGAAACGGATTGTTTCGCCGCATTGCGATCTTCGCCCGAATGATGAAGCCCCTTCGCTGTTGGTGATCCACAATATCAGCCTGCCGCCCGGCGAGTTTGGCGGCCCCTATATCGATCGGTTGTTTACCGGCACGCTCGATCCCGCAGAACACCCTTATTTTTCCGGTATCCATCAGCTTCGGGTTTCGGCGCATTGTCTGATCCGTCGCGAGGGTGAAATCATTCAGTATGTGCCGTTCGACAAGCGCGCCTGGCACGCCGGCGTTTCCGAGTATCAGGGGCGCGAACGCTGCAACGATTTTTCGATTGGCATTGAACTGGAAGGTACCGACCAACTGCCGTTCACGCCACAGCAATACCAGAGCCTGAAAGCGGTGACCGCGCTGCTAATCAGGTATTATCCGATGTCGGCGGCGAGCATTACCGGGCACAGTGACATTGCCCCTGGCCGCAAAACCGATCCAGGCCCGGCGTTTGACTGGGGTTTTTATCTGGCATCTCTGGAACAACCCGGTGAGCCCGATGGCGCTATGCTTGGGAAAATGGAAAGGGAGAGGAGTCGCTAA
- the ampE gene encoding beta-lactamase regulator AmpE, whose product MTLFTLLLVLAWERLFKLGEHWQLDHRLEVVFHRLHRFSLAQTLLLTAAWMVVVWGILWLAHGLFFGVVTLLLWIIIDLLCVGAGIKRKHYRAYLKAARQGDAHASDQMAEELALIHGLPVDCSEELRLRELQNALLWTNFRYYLAPLFWFVVCGPYGPIALAGYAFLRAYQTWLARHNTPLERSQSGIDHLLHWLDWIPVRLAGVAYALLGHGEKALPAWFASLGDRHTSQYQVLTRLAQFSLAREPHRDPVQTPRAAVTLARKVTMIIVVVVALLTIYGTLL is encoded by the coding sequence ATGACGCTGTTTACGCTGTTACTGGTTCTGGCGTGGGAACGTTTGTTCAAGCTGGGGGAGCACTGGCAGCTGGATCATCGCCTGGAAGTGGTGTTCCATCGGCTGCATAGGTTTTCGCTGGCGCAGACGCTGCTGCTGACCGCCGCCTGGATGGTGGTGGTGTGGGGCATTCTGTGGTTGGCCCACGGGCTGTTTTTCGGCGTGGTGACGCTGCTGCTGTGGATTATTATTGATTTGCTGTGTGTGGGCGCCGGCATCAAGCGCAAACACTATCGCGCCTATCTTAAGGCGGCGCGGCAGGGAGATGCTCATGCCAGCGACCAGATGGCGGAGGAGTTGGCGCTGATCCACGGTTTGCCGGTAGATTGCAGCGAAGAGCTGCGCCTGCGCGAGCTGCAAAATGCGCTGCTGTGGACCAACTTCCGTTATTATCTGGCGCCGCTGTTTTGGTTTGTGGTCTGTGGGCCATACGGGCCAATCGCACTGGCGGGTTATGCTTTCCTGCGTGCTTATCAAACCTGGCTGGCGCGCCACAATACCCCTCTGGAGCGTTCGCAATCCGGCATCGATCATCTGCTGCACTGGCTGGACTGGATCCCGGTGCGCCTGGCCGGCGTGGCCTACGCGCTGCTGGGGCACGGTGAAAAAGCCTTGCCGGCATGGTTTGCGTCGTTGGGCGACCGCCATACCTCGCAATATCAGGTACTGACTCGCCTGGCGCAGTTCTCTCTGGCGCGTGAGCCTCACAGGGACCCGGTGCAAACTCCGCGTGCGGCGGTTACTCTGGCGCGCAAGGTGACGATGATTATCGTGGTGGTAGTGGCGCTGTTGACGATTTACGGCACCTTGCTCTAA
- the hemL gene encoding glutamate-1-semialdehyde 2,1-aminomutase, with amino-acid sequence MSLHSKSESLYAQAQQVIPGGVNSPVRAFTGVGGVPLFIERADGAYLFDVDGKAYIDYVGSWGPMLLGHNHPAIRNAVIEAAQRGLSFGAPTEMEVKMAELVTELVPTMDMVRMVNSGTEATMSAIRLARGYTNRDKIIKFEGCYHGHADCLLVKAGSGALTLGQPNSPGVPADFAKHTLTCTYNDLESVRTAFEQYPSEIACIIVEPVAGNMNCVPPLPEFLPGLRALCDKYGALLIIDEVMTGFRVALAGAQAYYDVRPDLTCLGKIIGGGMPVGAFGGRRDVMAALAPTGPVYQAGTLSGNPIAMAAGYACLTEVSQVGIHQTLTELTDMLAEGLLGAAKEENVPLVVNHVGGMFGLFFTDAPAVTCYQDVMQCDVERFKRFFHLMLDEGVYLAPSAFEAGFMSVAHSKEDIQRTIDAARRCFAKL; translated from the coding sequence ATGAGCTTACACAGCAAGTCCGAAAGTCTGTATGCCCAGGCACAACAAGTTATCCCAGGCGGGGTTAACTCTCCGGTGCGCGCATTCACCGGCGTTGGCGGAGTGCCGCTGTTTATCGAACGGGCGGACGGGGCTTACCTGTTCGACGTCGACGGCAAAGCCTATATCGACTACGTCGGTTCCTGGGGCCCGATGCTGCTGGGGCACAATCACCCGGCTATCCGCAACGCGGTCATCGAAGCGGCGCAGCGCGGCCTGAGTTTTGGCGCCCCCACCGAGATGGAAGTCAAAATGGCGGAGTTGGTGACCGAATTGGTGCCGACCATGGATATGGTGCGAATGGTCAACTCGGGTACCGAGGCCACCATGAGCGCTATCCGTTTGGCGCGTGGCTACACCAACCGCGATAAAATCATCAAATTCGAGGGCTGCTACCACGGCCACGCCGACTGCCTGCTGGTGAAAGCCGGTTCCGGTGCGCTGACCCTGGGCCAACCGAACTCGCCGGGCGTGCCGGCCGATTTCGCCAAGCACACGCTGACCTGCACCTACAACGATCTGGAGTCAGTCCGCACCGCTTTCGAGCAGTATCCTTCCGAGATCGCCTGCATCATCGTCGAGCCGGTCGCCGGCAACATGAACTGCGTGCCGCCGCTGCCGGAATTCCTGCCGGGTCTGCGTGCGTTGTGCGACAAATACGGCGCACTGTTGATTATCGATGAGGTGATGACCGGCTTTCGCGTCGCGCTGGCCGGGGCGCAGGCCTATTACGATGTGAGACCCGACCTCACCTGTCTGGGCAAAATCATCGGCGGCGGCATGCCTGTCGGCGCGTTCGGCGGCCGTCGCGACGTGATGGCGGCATTGGCGCCAACCGGCCCGGTCTATCAGGCGGGGACGCTGTCCGGTAACCCGATTGCGATGGCGGCCGGTTATGCCTGCCTGACCGAGGTTTCGCAGGTCGGTATCCACCAGACGCTGACCGAATTGACCGATATGCTGGCAGAAGGCCTGCTGGGTGCCGCCAAAGAAGAAAACGTCCCGTTGGTCGTCAACCACGTCGGCGGCATGTTCGGCCTGTTCTTTACCGATGCCCCGGCGGTGACCTGCTACCAGGACGTGATGCAGTGCGATGTGGAACGCTTCAAGCGCTTCTTCCACCTGATGCTGGATGAAGGGGTTTATCTGGCGCCTTCAGCCTTTGAAGCCGGATTTATGTCCGTTGCGCACAGCAAGGAAGACATTCAGCGCACCATAGATGCCGCACGCCGCTGCTTCGCCAAACTGTAA